DNA sequence from the Virgibacillus proomii genome:
TTTGTCTTTTTGCTGGAGAAATTTTGCCTTCTCTAGCGCCATGGTATAAACTATCTGGTAAAATAACCCGATAACCACGCTTAGCAAGTAAAAAAGCAAGTGGAAGATTATGCTCTTTCGCACTAGTAAAACCATGAAAATAGGTGATAACTGGTAATGGTTTGCCTTTATTATCTTCATCTACAACGATTAAACTAGGAATGGTGTTAATATCTTTTTCGTAAATTCCGATCATCTAAATATCCCCTTAATGTACATATTCATCATGACTTTCATTTTACTATCGGAAAAAGTTGCAATCAACTTTTACAAATAAAATTTTACTTTACATCTATATGTTTCAATTATACACTATGGAAGACGAGGTGAGTAATTATGCAAACAAACAGACATTTAATTGCTTTAGACTTGGATGGAACGTTGTTAACAGATAAAAAAGAAATTAGTGCACAAACTAAACAAATCGTATTAAAGGCAATCGAGGAGGGTCATATCGTTGTCATTGCAACTGGTAGACCGCATCGTGCCAGCATTGGTTATTATGAAAATCTTGGATTGACCACGCCTATGGTTAATTTTAACGGGGCATTAATTCATCATCCAAAAGATAGGAAATGGGATGCACTGCATAGCCCGATGCCAATTCGAACTGCACATAAAATAATTGGAGCTTGCTATGACCTTCATGTGCGCAATATATTAGCTGAAGTTATGGATGAAGTGTATCTAGATCAATATGATCAAGCTATTATCGATATCTTTCATATAACTAAAGATGATCCGCCATTTACGATTGGAAGTCTTCGTAATAAGCTCACGGAAGATCCTACATCCATTCTTATACATCCTGATGAAGAACATATATCAACACTAAGGAGACATCTAGATGATTACCATGCAGACCTTATTGAACATCGCAAATGGGGAGCGCCGTGGAATATTATCGAAATTGTTCGTAAAGGAATGAATAAAGCAGTTGGCTTACAAAAAATAGCCCATTATTTCCATATACCACAAGAACGAATTATAGCTTTTGGAGATGAAGACAACGACTTGGAAATGATCGATTATGCTGGCGTTGGCGTAGCGATGGGCAATGCAATTGATGAGTTAAAATCCATTAGTAACTATGTTACCAGATCCAATGAAGAAAATGGAATTGCGTTTTTTCTAAAGGAATATTTAAAATTAGAAGTCGAAGTGGGATAATCACCAGCAATTTCCTACTATAAAAAACAGTAATATAAGCCAAACTAAAGGCGAGCGCATCAGAGCGCTCCCTTTTTACTTTCAGAGCATGCTAAAAAGTGATGATCATCACCATTCCAAATATGTTGGCATAACAGCTTGTCACGAATGCATCATGATGATTTCAGTAAGTACATCTTCTTATGTACAAGGAGGAAATATCGTGAATAAAGTGAGTAAATCAAAGCGTTTTGGCCAACAGAGCGCGGATTCTGTTAAAAAACATGATGACCGTTTTCCGTACCGAAGCACATTTTCTGATTCGATACGAAAAAAAACAGAAGCAGATAACCACACTGTAGGAGGTTTTTAGGTTGGAAAACAACAATCAAAATTTATTTCAACAAGCTAAAAACGCTGTTATGAACTTGATGAATCAACAAAATAATTCATCAAGTGCACAGGATAAACAGGCTGCACAAAATGCTATTCAAGCTGCCTATAATGAAGCGACTCCTGAAGAGAAGCAACAGTTACAGCAGCTGGAGAATCAGTTAAAACAGCAAAATCAATTACAGTAACCTCTGCATTTTGATTGTATGGTAAATTCCTAATCATTCTTAATGGATGTAACTGGTTTTACTGATGACGA
Encoded proteins:
- a CDS encoding Cof-type HAD-IIB family hydrolase; translation: MQTNRHLIALDLDGTLLTDKKEISAQTKQIVLKAIEEGHIVVIATGRPHRASIGYYENLGLTTPMVNFNGALIHHPKDRKWDALHSPMPIRTAHKIIGACYDLHVRNILAEVMDEVYLDQYDQAIIDIFHITKDDPPFTIGSLRNKLTEDPTSILIHPDEEHISTLRRHLDDYHADLIEHRKWGAPWNIIEIVRKGMNKAVGLQKIAHYFHIPQERIIAFGDEDNDLEMIDYAGVGVAMGNAIDELKSISNYVTRSNEENGIAFFLKEYLKLEVEVG
- a CDS encoding DUF3813 family protein is translated as MENNNQNLFQQAKNAVMNLMNQQNNSSSAQDKQAAQNAIQAAYNEATPEEKQQLQQLENQLKQQNQLQ